A window of the Ignisphaera sp. genome harbors these coding sequences:
- a CDS encoding dihydrodipicolinate synthase family protein, whose translation MHNKISNPFKPYCLIPAIVTPMKADYSIDFGQMENYLKWLLKFDIGGLAVAVDTGEGPSLYKHEKLELIKFVSQVVKGRVPVVAGLQAINTMDAVETAKQLKEVGAEVLLVFPHSSFIGYPNEDVIYYYHKALSDNVEIPLIVFNLQPALGGVEYTIKAIEMLSSLRTVVAIKEASFDAKKFIDIVRAIKRLENRIMILTGNDNFIYESLVLGAEGGLLGFGTIAVKEQVEMFNLVAKKRYQEAFEIWETILPLEEVIFAPPVRNYRVRLKEALVMMGVLETAYVRPPLQPITGEEKERIRAVLKQLKLI comes from the coding sequence ATGCACAATAAAATTTCCAATCCATTTAAGCCCTACTGCTTGATTCCGGCAATAGTAACACCCATGAAAGCTGATTACAGTATAGATTTTGGCCAGATGGAAAACTATCTTAAATGGCTGCTAAAGTTCGATATAGGAGGTCTTGCTGTAGCTGTAGATACAGGTGAGGGACCTTCGCTGTATAAACACGAGAAACTCGAACTAATTAAATTTGTGAGCCAAGTTGTAAAAGGAAGAGTGCCGGTAGTAGCAGGGCTGCAAGCTATAAACACTATGGATGCTGTTGAAACAGCCAAACAGCTAAAGGAGGTAGGGGCAGAGGTTCTTCTGGTATTTCCTCATTCATCGTTCATAGGTTATCCAAACGAAGATGTTATATACTACTACCATAAAGCATTATCTGATAATGTTGAAATCCCTCTAATAGTGTTCAATCTTCAACCAGCTCTAGGAGGAGTTGAGTATACTATTAAAGCTATAGAGATGTTATCTTCCTTAAGAACTGTTGTGGCTATTAAAGAGGCATCCTTTGATGCAAAGAAATTTATTGACATAGTTAGGGCTATCAAAAGACTAGAAAATAGGATAATGATTCTTACAGGAAACGATAATTTCATATATGAATCTCTTGTTCTTGGGGCAGAAGGGGGGTTACTAGGCTTTGGAACTATAGCTGTTAAGGAACAGGTCGAGATGTTTAACCTGGTGGCTAAAAAGCGGTACCAAGAAGCTTTCGAAATTTGGGAGACAATATTACCCTTAGAGGAGGTAATATTTGCTCCACCTGTGAGAAACTATAGGGTAAGACTGAAAGAAGCTTTAGTTATGATGGGAGTACTAGAGACAGCTTATGTAAGACCACCCCTCCAACCTATAACAGGCGAAGAAAAAGAAAGGATTAGAGCAGTACTGAAGCAACTGAAATTAATATAG
- a CDS encoding ABC transporter substrate-binding protein, giving the protein MPIKLNRILYISPLLMLLLMQIILTSYSALYTTKALQLPRAETLYASSGTARYNWNEYAGSVPHLFGYMYLSLFTYSYYKDGFLPLLAEKYEWVDPFTVRIYIRPEARWSDGTPITVDDYIYTFRLSDFAKRGPGQGCLTTHFEYVKKISDKVMEIRMNRTAYINGNTDYMRFLGCWVDVRVYPKHIFEQINATGKIKSWLNDDPKTQVVSGPYKLYSYDKAAGYIIYVRIDDWWGKDIFGLPGPKYLVWTNYGGDQQRALALQQGDLDWDNVALTDPWNLWPYNVYTWSTSAPYYVTDIMDIILMNLQNKIFQNVAIRKAIAYVIPYSQIIEYAFGGAAKQPSASLIPDVGDLTKYINRTLCKQYWGNEQCLIPYDPGKARRILDEAGIFDRNGDGIRELPDGTPVRFTILVQSGWTVRQIISDLISNELRKLGFDITVQMVSSSVIDNYVEQGTFDMVLRYGMPSISWQFPWDYYRLRLDPRLKPPSGNQPRYNNSEIIKWIDLLASLNETERMIAASKIQEIIYRDMPIIAYAQRATWVQYNFNYWIGWPTADNPWWWPAWVASSTSDTFPVLFGIVSTASGKQPSPPKWVKPISEGGLLIPADKFWEDALKVIQQQTSTVTTSPATQPRTTTTPPTTSPTTTVTTTTPTTTSPVTTTTSPATTTTPTTTQTATVTATIVKSVTIPTTATIMSTVLSTTVSTTPTTITVTEWTTTTVIAIVLLVVGIAIGWTIKRK; this is encoded by the coding sequence ATGCCAATAAAACTAAATAGGATTTTATACATATCACCTCTATTAATGTTGCTGTTAATGCAGATAATATTAACGTCGTATTCTGCATTGTATACAACAAAGGCGTTGCAACTACCTAGGGCAGAGACTCTTTATGCAAGCTCTGGTACAGCTAGATATAACTGGAATGAATATGCAGGTAGTGTTCCTCACCTTTTCGGATATATGTATTTGTCGCTGTTCACATATAGCTATTATAAGGATGGGTTCTTACCTTTGCTGGCTGAGAAGTATGAGTGGGTTGACCCATTTACTGTCAGGATTTATATAAGGCCTGAGGCTAGGTGGAGTGATGGCACTCCCATAACTGTTGACGACTATATATACACATTCAGGCTTTCAGATTTTGCTAAGAGAGGGCCGGGCCAAGGCTGTTTAACAACACATTTTGAGTATGTTAAGAAGATTAGCGATAAGGTTATGGAGATAAGAATGAATAGAACTGCTTATATCAATGGCAATACCGATTACATGAGATTTCTAGGCTGTTGGGTAGATGTAAGAGTCTATCCTAAGCACATATTCGAACAAATAAATGCCACAGGAAAAATAAAGAGCTGGCTAAATGACGATCCAAAAACACAGGTCGTTTCAGGACCCTACAAACTATATTCCTACGACAAAGCTGCTGGCTACATAATCTATGTGAGAATAGACGATTGGTGGGGCAAAGACATATTTGGCCTTCCAGGACCAAAATACTTAGTATGGACTAACTATGGAGGTGATCAACAGAGAGCTCTAGCATTACAGCAAGGCGATCTTGACTGGGACAACGTAGCTTTGACTGACCCCTGGAATCTATGGCCATATAACGTCTACACATGGTCTACATCAGCACCATACTATGTTACTGATATAATGGATATAATACTGATGAATCTTCAAAACAAGATATTCCAGAATGTAGCTATTAGAAAGGCTATAGCATATGTAATACCCTATAGCCAAATAATTGAATATGCATTCGGCGGTGCAGCAAAACAGCCATCAGCATCTTTGATTCCAGATGTAGGAGATCTAACGAAATACATTAACAGAACGCTATGTAAACAGTATTGGGGCAATGAACAGTGTTTAATACCCTATGATCCAGGAAAGGCTAGGAGAATACTAGACGAAGCTGGGATTTTCGATAGAAATGGTGATGGTATTAGAGAGCTACCAGATGGAACCCCCGTACGCTTCACTATACTAGTACAAAGTGGTTGGACTGTAAGACAAATAATTTCAGATCTGATATCTAATGAACTTAGAAAGTTGGGCTTTGATATCACAGTGCAGATGGTTAGTTCATCAGTGATAGACAATTATGTAGAGCAAGGAACATTTGATATGGTGCTTCGATATGGCATGCCAAGCATTTCATGGCAATTTCCATGGGATTACTATAGGCTAAGATTAGACCCGAGACTCAAACCACCGTCAGGTAATCAGCCGAGATACAACAACAGCGAGATTATAAAGTGGATAGATCTTTTAGCATCACTTAACGAAACTGAAAGAATGATAGCGGCTAGCAAGATCCAGGAGATAATATATAGAGACATGCCGATAATAGCATATGCACAGAGGGCTACATGGGTTCAATACAACTTCAACTACTGGATTGGTTGGCCAACAGCTGACAACCCATGGTGGTGGCCAGCCTGGGTTGCTTCATCAACCTCTGATACATTTCCAGTACTCTTCGGAATAGTCAGTACAGCTAGTGGAAAACAGCCATCGCCACCAAAATGGGTTAAACCAATATCTGAAGGAGGTTTACTAATACCAGCAGACAAATTCTGGGAAGACGCTCTGAAGGTTATTCAACAACAAACATCCACAGTAACAACATCTCCAGCTACACAGCCTAGAACAACCACCACACCTCCAACAACATCCCCAACCACGACTGTGACTACCACTACACCAACTACAACATCTCCAGTGACTACAACAACATCCCCGGCCACAACCACCACACCAACAACAACACAAACAGCAACAGTTACAGCAACAATTGTGAAGAGCGTTACAATACCAACAACAGCAACAATAATGTCAACAGTACTATCAACAACGGTATCAACAACACCAACAACAATAACAGTAACAGAATGGACAACAACAACAGTAATAGCAATAGTGCTTCTAGTAGTTGGAATAGCAATCGGATGGACAATAAAAAGAAAATAA
- a CDS encoding alpha/beta hydrolase family protein gives MRVYAEDIVRLLNNYILQYSLGWYTLSYFSGGWRDIYEWRDAAREKLREILLPKFPTRFSKPSIDSTFRKNNLVVERISYELPYGSRVEGYFMYPANRGSGGRFPGVLALHCHGGFKYFGKEKIVEVDDEPPILRNYKIRLYGGRSWATELAKRGFAVLVTDVFLFGSRRIPVVDFVGRLSLDIDEEVKKYNEVSYMVENFASKALLLAGLSIAGLIAYEDLVALEYLVSRPEVDSSRIGVGGVSLGGMRSMFISALDDRVKCGVVASAVSTIDEIVKRGIEHTWALYIPGMAKFFDIPDIAALHVPQPLLVQYGKQDPIFPYEGQLKAHKKISEVYRAAGVEENYKGMFYDKPHVFDVEMQEDAFNWLSKCLGNS, from the coding sequence ATGAGAGTTTATGCTGAGGATATTGTGAGGCTATTGAACAACTATATTTTGCAGTATTCTTTGGGTTGGTATACCCTCTCTTACTTTAGTGGTGGTTGGAGAGATATCTATGAGTGGAGGGATGCTGCTAGGGAGAAACTAAGGGAAATTCTTTTGCCTAAATTCCCTACGCGTTTTTCGAAGCCTTCCATAGACTCGACTTTTAGGAAAAATAACTTAGTTGTTGAGAGAATATCCTATGAGCTTCCCTATGGATCTAGGGTAGAGGGGTATTTTATGTATCCAGCCAATAGGGGTAGTGGTGGCAGGTTTCCCGGGGTATTAGCGCTTCACTGTCATGGGGGTTTCAAGTACTTCGGTAAGGAGAAAATAGTTGAAGTTGATGATGAGCCTCCAATTCTTAGGAACTATAAGATAAGGCTCTATGGTGGTAGAAGCTGGGCTACAGAACTAGCTAAAAGAGGCTTTGCTGTATTGGTTACCGATGTTTTTCTTTTTGGGAGTAGAAGAATACCTGTAGTGGATTTTGTTGGCAGGTTAAGCTTAGATATCGATGAAGAGGTGAAGAAGTATAATGAGGTTTCGTATATGGTAGAGAATTTCGCTTCTAAAGCTCTTTTATTAGCAGGGCTAAGCATAGCGGGTTTAATAGCTTATGAAGATCTTGTAGCATTAGAGTATCTGGTAAGTAGGCCGGAGGTTGATTCTAGTAGAATTGGTGTTGGCGGTGTATCACTCGGTGGTATGAGGAGCATGTTTATATCTGCTCTCGATGATAGGGTTAAGTGTGGTGTAGTTGCTTCTGCTGTATCCACAATCGATGAAATAGTTAAAAGAGGTATTGAACATACATGGGCCCTCTACATCCCGGGAATGGCTAAGTTCTTCGACATACCAGATATTGCTGCATTGCATGTACCCCAGCCACTTCTAGTTCAGTACGGTAAGCAAGACCCTATATTCCCCTACGAAGGACAGCTAAAGGCACATAAAAAAATCTCTGAGGTGTATCGGGCGGCAGGTGTTGAGGAAAACTACAAGGGTATGTTCTACGATAAACCACATGTATTTGATGTAGAGATGCAGGAAGACGCATTTAACTGGCTAAGCAAATGCCTAGGCAACAGCTAA
- a CDS encoding cobalamin-dependent protein (Presence of a B(12) (cobalamin)-binding domain implies dependence on cobalamin itself, in one of its several forms, or in some unusual lineages, dependence on a cobalamin-like analog.), which yields MSLSEEFVRAIVDLDEARAVEIARRRLEVEDPAVVLNDLRRAAEIIGERYERGEYFVADLVMAGEILKTISELAREKLRALGKAREVVGRFVIGTVEGDIHDIGKNIVITMAEAAGFEVIDLGVDVPPQKFVEAIKQYNPDIVGMSGLLTLAIDSMKRTVDTIKEAGLRDKVKIIIGGGRVDQHACQYIGADAWTNDASQGIKIMLKWIEEKKKR from the coding sequence ATGTCTTTGTCGGAGGAGTTTGTTAGGGCTATTGTTGATTTGGATGAGGCTAGGGCTGTTGAGATTGCTAGGAGGAGGCTTGAGGTTGAGGATCCAGCGGTTGTTTTGAATGATTTGAGGAGGGCTGCTGAGATTATTGGTGAGAGGTATGAGAGGGGTGAGTATTTTGTTGCTGATCTTGTTATGGCTGGCGAGATTCTCAAAACAATTTCTGAGTTGGCTAGAGAAAAGCTTAGGGCTCTTGGGAAGGCTAGGGAGGTTGTTGGAAGGTTTGTTATTGGTACTGTTGAGGGTGATATACATGATATTGGGAAGAACATTGTTATCACAATGGCTGAGGCAGCAGGCTTCGAGGTTATTGATCTAGGTGTTGATGTACCGCCACAAAAATTCGTTGAAGCAATAAAACAGTACAACCCAGATATAGTGGGAATGTCAGGATTATTAACACTAGCAATAGACTCAATGAAGAGAACCGTAGACACAATAAAAGAAGCTGGCTTGAGAGACAAGGTAAAGATAATAATAGGAGGGGGCAGAGTAGACCAACACGCATGCCAATACATAGGAGCAGACGCATGGACAAACGACGCATCACAAGGAATAAAAATAATGCTAAAATGGATAGAAGAAAAGAAAAAGAGGTGA
- a CDS encoding ABC transporter ATP-binding protein: MALVEVRNLTKIFESGFLSRRATVAVDNVSFDIKSKEIVSLVGESGSGKTTTGRIILRLLPPTSGSVKFEGKDIWRDIKNNSEVKNYWRMVQPVFQDPYASFNPSYKVDRVLNLALRFIGIDEDSATGRDMIREALEYVGLNPSEILGKYPHQLSGGQRQRILIARCWIIKPKLIVADEAVSMVDASLRGSIVALFKKMSDDYGTSILFITHDIFLASSISDRILVMYRGKIVEEGEPDEIIRSPKNEYTKHLIESMPRLYRKWEDMP, from the coding sequence ATGGCTTTAGTTGAAGTAAGAAATCTTACAAAGATATTTGAATCAGGATTTCTAAGCCGTAGAGCTACTGTCGCTGTAGATAATGTATCATTTGACATAAAAAGCAAAGAGATAGTCTCACTTGTAGGTGAAAGCGGCTCAGGAAAGACAACTACAGGCAGAATAATATTAAGATTGCTTCCTCCAACTTCAGGCAGCGTAAAGTTTGAGGGAAAGGATATATGGAGAGATATCAAAAATAACTCTGAAGTTAAAAACTATTGGCGTATGGTTCAACCAGTTTTTCAAGACCCATATGCAAGCTTCAACCCCTCTTATAAAGTGGATAGGGTACTAAACCTTGCCCTAAGGTTCATAGGAATAGACGAAGATAGTGCTACAGGAAGAGATATGATAAGAGAGGCGCTAGAGTATGTAGGTCTTAACCCATCAGAGATCCTCGGCAAATATCCTCATCAGTTATCTGGTGGACAAAGACAGAGAATACTCATAGCTAGGTGCTGGATAATTAAACCGAAACTTATTGTTGCGGATGAGGCTGTTTCTATGGTTGATGCATCGCTTAGGGGTAGTATTGTGGCTTTGTTTAAGAAAATGAGTGATGATTATGGCACATCAATACTGTTTATCACGCATGATATATTTCTTGCCAGTTCTATATCGGATAGAATTTTGGTTATGTATCGTGGAAAGATAGTTGAGGAAGGCGAGCCTGATGAAATAATACGCTCGCCTAAAAATGAATACACAAAACATCTAATTGAGAGCATGCCTAGACTATACAGAAAATGGGAAGACATGCCATAA
- a CDS encoding Gfo/Idh/MocA family oxidoreductase yields MRKFNVCVVGLGMIGEIHVKALSELRKEGYVDTIGVLTSSPAKADYYKNTYGCKTYMSLNEVAKDNMIDVVVIATPHYLHHGQAMLLMEYGKHVIVEKPIAINITAAKEMISKAKKKGVRLGVVFQHRYADDVKLLKEYIDEGVMGDIHYIQGEVMWWREESAYYLKDEVARSWRGMWSTEGGGAMINQAIHIVDLIQWFSCSVAEEVYGYIDNLMHPSINVEDMGIALIKFRGKTYASISASLCTRPPSYQYTKIKIFGSKGLAELHNDELRILKSDSGIDIDKISTPASETLRVQHELHARLLKDFLIALREDRDFPINGEEGLKSLEIVRALYISSTIKQPVKLPLHPQIIA; encoded by the coding sequence ATGAGAAAATTTAATGTATGTGTTGTAGGTTTGGGAATGATAGGCGAAATCCATGTAAAAGCGTTGTCGGAATTGAGAAAGGAGGGATACGTAGACACAATAGGGGTTCTCACATCTAGTCCTGCTAAAGCAGATTACTACAAAAATACTTACGGATGCAAAACATATATGTCATTAAACGAAGTAGCAAAGGACAACATGATCGATGTTGTGGTAATCGCTACACCACATTATCTTCACCATGGCCAAGCAATGCTGTTAATGGAGTATGGAAAACATGTAATAGTTGAAAAACCTATAGCTATAAACATTACAGCTGCAAAGGAGATGATATCTAAGGCTAAGAAAAAAGGTGTTAGGCTTGGTGTGGTTTTTCAGCATAGGTATGCAGATGATGTGAAGCTTCTCAAGGAGTATATAGATGAGGGAGTAATGGGAGATATACACTATATTCAGGGAGAGGTTATGTGGTGGAGAGAGGAATCAGCATATTACTTAAAAGACGAGGTTGCCAGGAGCTGGAGGGGTATGTGGAGCACAGAAGGAGGAGGAGCAATGATAAACCAAGCAATACACATCGTAGACCTAATTCAATGGTTTAGCTGCAGCGTAGCTGAAGAGGTTTACGGATACATAGACAACCTAATGCACCCCTCAATAAATGTAGAAGATATGGGTATAGCGTTGATAAAATTCAGAGGAAAGACATATGCATCCATATCAGCTAGCTTATGCACAAGGCCACCATCTTACCAGTACACAAAAATAAAAATCTTTGGCTCAAAAGGATTAGCCGAGCTGCATAACGATGAACTCCGAATACTTAAATCCGATTCAGGTATAGACATAGATAAGATATCAACACCTGCATCAGAAACGCTGAGAGTTCAACATGAACTTCATGCAAGATTATTAAAGGATTTCTTAATAGCATTAAGAGAAGATAGAGATTTTCCCATAAATGGGGAAGAAGGATTGAAAAGCCTAGAAATAGTTAGGGCCTTATACATTTCATCCACTATAAAGCAGCCGGTGAAGCTACCTCTTCACCCTCAAATAATAGCTTAG
- a CDS encoding cyclophilin-like fold protein, whose product MNIVKVKICTNEMGCIDAELTDSYSPNTFKKVVEALPIESTAYRWGDEIYFSTNISMLEENAKEVVEKGTIAYWPPGQALCIFWGPTPVSRSEDEIRPASPVNIIGKVLGDPTKFSKVRNGSRIKIERVS is encoded by the coding sequence ATGAACATTGTAAAGGTTAAGATCTGCACAAATGAGATGGGGTGTATAGATGCTGAGCTAACTGATTCGTATAGCCCAAATACGTTTAAAAAAGTAGTTGAGGCACTTCCAATAGAGTCCACAGCATATAGATGGGGAGACGAGATATACTTCTCAACAAACATATCAATGCTGGAAGAAAATGCTAAAGAGGTGGTTGAAAAAGGAACGATAGCCTATTGGCCACCTGGACAAGCACTATGCATATTCTGGGGACCAACACCGGTAAGCAGATCAGAAGATGAGATAAGACCTGCAAGCCCCGTTAACATAATTGGAAAGGTTTTAGGGGATCCAACAAAATTTTCAAAAGTTAGAAATGGAAGTCGTATAAAAATTGAGAGAGTATCTTAA
- a CDS encoding 4Fe-4S binding protein, which yields MELNLVVQLHKYLLLPNPLIIASGPSVKNDEDIIRGLEAGAGGVVTKTITYDTNMQIQPKPRMYVIDKHSALARTKFYSFYSVDLMSEHPPEQWVKFIRRAKDEIRRRKLEGVLIASIAGRTYEEWEELAKLMTEAGADALELNLSCPHVDPSRPELMGRAAAANPEVVSNIVKIVKENTNLPVIGKLTPHGANPIELAKTMVKAGADILVSTARFQGLVIDVETMKPILWGGLGGYGGPWQLPISLAWTYYIMKEVGDIPVIGSGGISSGLDMARFILTGARATQVCTTIIVQGYEAIKVLLDELKNWMKKHGFASIDDFRGKALNNVIPLDKLNREKIYRYTINESKCTICKICIRVCPYRAIIDRGLKPPVIDEDKCDNCGLCFSICPFNAIEYNRY from the coding sequence ATGGAGCTAAACCTTGTAGTTCAGCTCCATAAATATCTTTTACTACCAAACCCCCTTATAATAGCCTCAGGCCCCTCAGTTAAAAATGATGAAGATATTATACGGGGTTTGGAAGCAGGTGCAGGAGGTGTTGTCACTAAAACAATAACCTACGACACTAATATGCAGATACAGCCAAAGCCTAGGATGTATGTAATTGATAAGCATAGTGCATTAGCTAGAACAAAGTTCTATTCCTTCTATTCCGTGGACTTGATGTCTGAGCATCCTCCAGAACAGTGGGTTAAGTTCATAAGAAGGGCGAAAGATGAGATAAGGAGGAGGAAGCTTGAGGGAGTTCTTATAGCTAGCATAGCTGGGAGAACTTATGAAGAATGGGAAGAACTAGCGAAACTAATGACCGAAGCAGGTGCAGATGCGCTAGAGCTTAACCTATCCTGCCCTCATGTCGACCCCTCTCGCCCAGAGCTTATGGGTAGAGCAGCTGCCGCGAATCCTGAGGTTGTGTCAAACATAGTGAAAATAGTTAAGGAAAATACTAATCTTCCTGTTATAGGGAAGCTAACACCTCATGGCGCCAATCCTATCGAATTAGCAAAAACAATGGTTAAAGCAGGTGCAGATATTTTGGTGTCTACAGCTAGATTCCAAGGATTAGTAATAGATGTTGAAACTATGAAACCTATTCTATGGGGTGGTTTAGGGGGATATGGAGGACCATGGCAACTGCCAATAAGCTTGGCCTGGACATATTATATAATGAAGGAAGTGGGCGACATACCTGTTATAGGATCTGGAGGCATTTCCTCGGGTCTGGATATGGCCAGATTCATATTAACTGGTGCTAGAGCTACGCAAGTCTGTACAACGATTATTGTTCAAGGCTATGAGGCAATAAAAGTTTTGCTAGACGAGTTAAAGAACTGGATGAAGAAACATGGATTCGCAAGCATTGATGATTTTCGTGGAAAAGCATTAAACAATGTAATTCCTCTCGATAAATTAAATAGAGAGAAGATCTACAGGTATACAATTAACGAAAGCAAGTGCACTATTTGCAAGATATGTATTAGAGTATGTCCGTATAGAGCGATAATTGATAGAGGATTAAAACCTCCGGTAATAGATGAAGATAAATGCGATAACTGCGGGCTTTGTTTCTCTATCTGCCCATTCAATGCCATAGAATATAATCGCTATTAA
- a CDS encoding ABC transporter ATP-binding protein codes for MSIIMELDNVRAWYIQKIGLERREIRAVDGISLTITKGMSLGIMGESGCGKSTLASVMMANFNPPLKYVDGKIVLHSKRGEKIDLTKLHRDALKRYVWGVEVAMVPQSAMNALMPTLRIRKIAYDIMHAHYPDIDEYSVEQKLTKIFSAIGLPEDTINRYPFELSGGMRQRAVLAIVALLNPRILIADEPTSALDVVTQRSVLKTLAIMLKESLIESLVFISHDIATVRQIANVGGVMYAGKLVEQAPIETIIDNPLHPYTQGLVASVPDIEIRGGEIIKKKISYIPGQPPDLSNPPPGCRFHPRCPFAMDVCRREEPPMIEVEKNRFVACWLYAKR; via the coding sequence ATGAGCATCATAATGGAGTTGGATAATGTTAGGGCTTGGTATATACAAAAAATAGGGTTAGAAAGAAGAGAGATTAGAGCTGTAGATGGGATTTCGCTAACCATAACAAAAGGTATGAGCCTAGGAATAATGGGGGAAAGTGGGTGTGGAAAATCAACACTAGCTAGCGTAATGATGGCTAATTTCAATCCCCCCCTCAAATATGTTGATGGAAAAATAGTGCTACATTCAAAGAGAGGCGAAAAGATAGATTTAACTAAACTTCATAGAGATGCCTTAAAGAGATATGTATGGGGAGTGGAAGTAGCTATGGTACCTCAATCTGCTATGAATGCACTAATGCCCACGCTGAGAATCAGAAAAATAGCATATGATATAATGCATGCACATTATCCTGATATAGATGAATACTCTGTTGAACAAAAATTGACAAAGATATTCTCCGCTATTGGGCTACCGGAAGACACAATAAATAGATATCCTTTTGAGCTTTCTGGCGGTATGAGACAAAGAGCTGTTTTAGCTATTGTTGCACTACTAAATCCAAGAATTCTAATAGCAGATGAACCCACATCCGCTTTAGACGTTGTTACACAGAGAAGCGTTTTGAAGACTCTGGCAATAATGTTAAAAGAGAGTCTTATTGAGAGCCTCGTGTTCATATCCCATGATATTGCAACAGTGAGGCAAATAGCTAATGTAGGTGGTGTAATGTATGCAGGAAAACTGGTTGAGCAAGCACCCATTGAGACTATTATCGATAATCCCCTTCATCCGTATACTCAGGGTCTTGTAGCATCTGTTCCCGATATAGAGATTAGAGGAGGAGAGATTATAAAAAAGAAAATATCATATATACCAGGACAACCACCAGATCTATCCAATCCGCCGCCTGGCTGTAGGTTTCATCCTAGATGCCCGTTTGCTATGGACGTTTGTAGGAGGGAGGAGCCACCAATGATAGAGGTTGAGAAGAATCGTTTTGTTGCATGCTGGCTATATGCAAAGAGGTGA